A genomic stretch from Streptomyces fungicidicus includes:
- the hypE gene encoding hydrogenase expression/formation protein HypE, with amino-acid sequence MSDTTAAPDMLSWSCPAPLRDRPRVVMGHGGGGALSAELIEQVVLPGLGAAAPAALTDSAVVELDGARLAFSTDSFVVRPLFFPGGSIGDLAVNGTVNDLAMSGARAAFLSCGLILEEGVEIETVGRVAEALGAAARTAGVRVVTGDTKVVEAGHGDGVYISTSGIGLVPAGVDLRPERVVPGDVVLVSGAVGVHGVAILSKRENLAFEAEVESDCAPLGGLVEAMLAVTPDLHVLRDPTRGGLAASLNEIAVASGCGVVVRERAVPVPPAVAGACAMLGLDPMYVANEGKLVAFVPREHADAVLAAMRAHPLGAGAAVIGEAVAEHPGMVVARTGLGGTRVVDLPMGEQLPRIC; translated from the coding sequence TTGTCTGACACCACCGCCGCCCCCGACATGCTCTCCTGGTCCTGCCCGGCGCCCCTGCGCGACCGGCCCCGCGTGGTGATGGGCCACGGCGGGGGCGGCGCCCTGTCCGCCGAACTGATCGAGCAGGTCGTCCTGCCGGGGCTCGGGGCGGCGGCGCCGGCCGCGCTGACCGACTCCGCCGTGGTCGAACTGGACGGCGCCCGGCTCGCGTTCTCCACCGACTCGTTCGTGGTGCGGCCGCTGTTCTTCCCCGGCGGCAGCATCGGTGACCTCGCGGTCAACGGCACGGTCAACGACCTCGCGATGAGCGGGGCCCGTGCGGCGTTCCTGTCGTGCGGCCTGATCCTGGAGGAGGGCGTCGAGATCGAGACCGTGGGCCGGGTCGCCGAGGCGCTCGGCGCGGCGGCCCGTACCGCCGGGGTGCGCGTGGTGACGGGCGACACCAAGGTCGTGGAGGCCGGCCACGGTGACGGCGTGTACATCAGCACGTCGGGCATCGGACTGGTCCCGGCCGGGGTGGACCTACGCCCGGAGCGGGTGGTGCCGGGCGATGTCGTCCTGGTGAGCGGGGCCGTCGGCGTGCACGGTGTGGCCATCCTCAGCAAGCGGGAGAACCTGGCGTTCGAGGCCGAGGTGGAGAGCGACTGCGCGCCGCTCGGCGGGCTGGTCGAGGCGATGCTGGCGGTCACCCCGGACCTGCACGTGCTGCGCGATCCGACCCGCGGGGGGCTGGCGGCCTCGCTGAACGAGATCGCCGTGGCGTCGGGGTGCGGGGTCGTCGTCCGGGAGCGTGCCGTCCCGGTGCCGCCGGCGGTGGCCGGGGCCTGCGCCATGCTGGGGCTCGACCCGATGTACGTGGCCAACGAGGGCAAGCTCGTCGCGTTCGTGCCCCGGGAGCACGCGGACGCGGTCCTGGCCGCGATGCGGGCACACCCGCTGGGCGCCGGGGCCGCCGTGATCGGTGAGGCGGTCGCGGAGCACCCCGGCATGGTCGTCGCGCGGACCGGGCTGGGCGGCACCCGGGTGGTCGACCTGCCGATGGGCGAGCAACTGCCGCGGATCTGCTGA
- a CDS encoding FAD binding domain-containing protein: protein MLLRLPTSLSEAQRYLAEGAVPVGGATLVWALWQREGFPEQAMSLRRLPQANRLEPGELGAAVLLHQLDDRVPDVLHRAAATVGTGAVRRTATVGGNIVGSTLRCLLPAALVLNARATVLDPDGAYETDLAEVVAKRPLLLGLRWSDPVASGYYKAPGEAGGPPPLVVATAVHAGSDGRRRLDVAVRDGYEVTGETTPCDTGAERVLEELGRTGLGSLPVEARDEVRREVTGILDRTAG from the coding sequence GTGCTGTTGCGTCTGCCCACGTCACTGTCCGAAGCACAGCGGTATCTGGCCGAGGGGGCGGTGCCCGTCGGCGGAGCCACCCTCGTCTGGGCCCTTTGGCAGCGGGAGGGCTTCCCCGAGCAGGCGATGTCCCTGCGCCGGCTCCCCCAGGCCAACCGCCTGGAGCCCGGGGAGCTGGGCGCGGCCGTCCTGCTGCACCAGCTGGACGACCGGGTGCCGGACGTGCTGCACCGCGCCGCCGCCACGGTCGGCACTGGCGCCGTGCGCCGGACGGCCACCGTCGGCGGCAACATCGTGGGCAGCACCCTGCGCTGTCTGCTGCCCGCCGCACTGGTCCTGAACGCGCGGGCGACCGTCCTGGACCCCGACGGCGCCTACGAGACGGATCTGGCCGAAGTCGTGGCCAAGCGCCCCCTGCTGCTCGGCCTCCGCTGGAGCGACCCCGTCGCCAGCGGTTACTACAAGGCGCCCGGCGAAGCCGGCGGGCCGCCGCCGCTCGTCGTCGCCACCGCCGTGCACGCCGGGAGCGACGGCCGCCGCCGCCTCGACGTGGCCGTCCGGGACGGCTACGAGGTGACCGGCGAGACCACGCCCTGCGACACCGGGGCCGAGCGGGTGCTCGAGGAGCTGGGCCGTACCGGCCTGGGATCGCTCCCCGTGGAGGCACGGGACGAGGTGCGCCGGGAGGTGACCGGGATACTGGACCGCACCGCCGGCTGA
- the hypD gene encoding hydrogenase formation protein HypD: MKYVEEFQDPELAARLLDDIRATVTRPWALMEVCGGQTHSIIRHGIDQLLPDEVELIHGPGCPVCVTPLEVIDKALAIASRPDVVFCSFGDMLRVPGTGRDLFQVRGEGGDVRVVYSPLDALRIAEENPDREVVFFGIGFETTAPPNAMTVHQARARGIRNFSLLVSHVRVPPAIEAIMQSPDCRVQAFLAAGHVCSVMGTEEYPALAERFRVPIVVTGFEPLDILEGVRRTVRQLERGEHTVDNAYPRAVRAGGNPAARAMLDDVFEVTDRAWRGIGVIPDSGWRLSARYRDYDAEHRFQVGDIATLEPAECRSGEVLQGLLKPHECEAFGTACTPRTPLGATMVSSEGACAAYYLYRRLELDVTGPRRQESSVV, encoded by the coding sequence GTGAAGTACGTCGAGGAATTCCAGGATCCCGAGCTGGCGGCCCGCCTGCTCGACGACATCAGGGCCACGGTGACCCGGCCGTGGGCGCTGATGGAGGTGTGCGGCGGTCAGACGCACAGCATCATCCGGCACGGCATCGATCAACTGCTGCCCGACGAGGTGGAGTTGATCCACGGGCCGGGCTGTCCGGTCTGTGTGACGCCGCTGGAGGTGATCGACAAGGCGCTGGCGATCGCCTCGCGGCCCGACGTCGTCTTCTGCTCCTTCGGTGACATGCTCCGGGTGCCGGGCACGGGCCGGGACCTGTTCCAGGTCCGCGGCGAGGGCGGTGACGTGCGGGTGGTGTACTCACCGCTGGACGCGCTGCGGATCGCGGAGGAGAACCCGGACCGTGAGGTGGTGTTCTTCGGCATCGGCTTCGAGACCACCGCGCCGCCCAACGCGATGACGGTGCACCAGGCCCGCGCACGCGGCATCCGCAACTTCAGTCTGCTGGTCTCGCACGTCCGGGTGCCCCCGGCGATCGAGGCGATCATGCAGTCCCCGGACTGCCGGGTGCAGGCGTTCCTGGCGGCCGGACACGTGTGCAGTGTGATGGGCACGGAGGAGTACCCGGCGCTCGCCGAGCGGTTCCGGGTGCCCATCGTGGTGACCGGGTTCGAGCCGCTGGACATCCTGGAGGGCGTACGGCGTACCGTGCGGCAGCTGGAGCGGGGCGAGCACACGGTCGACAACGCCTATCCGCGCGCCGTACGGGCCGGGGGCAACCCGGCCGCGCGGGCCATGCTCGACGACGTGTTCGAGGTCACCGACCGGGCGTGGCGGGGCATCGGCGTCATCCCGGACAGCGGCTGGCGGCTGTCGGCGCGCTACCGGGACTACGACGCCGAGCACCGCTTCCAGGTCGGGGACATCGCCACGCTGGAACCGGCGGAGTGCCGCAGCGGCGAGGTGCTGCAGGGGCTGCTGAAGCCGCACGAGTGCGAGGCCTTCGGGACGGCCTGCACCCCGCGCACGCCGCTGGGGGCGACCATGGTGTCCAGCGAGGGCGCCTGCGCCGCGTACTACCTGTACCGGCGGCTGGAACTGGACGTGACCGGCCCGCGGCGGCAGGAGAGCTCCGTTGTCTGA
- the hypF gene encoding carbamoyltransferase HypF yields the protein MSTAPGVRPAPPPDAGPVRRVRVVVRGVVQGVGFRPFVYGLAGELRLAGHVTNTGDGVVVEVEGVSSAVDRFCARVAPDAPPLAVVESVETRELPVTRETGFGIVASRSDGPVRTLVAPDTATCDDCLAELGDPGDRRHRHPFVTCTHCGPRFTVVTGLPYDREHTTMAGFPLCPDCDREYRDPGDRRFHAQPVACPACGPRLRFVAGPRCPSTDPGGDPVGAAVALLAAGGVLAVKGLGGYHLACDATRPQVVAELRRRKARGDKPFALMARDAADVGHLVRMGAAERELLTGRVRPVVLMRRRPDVRPAPGAPVPADAVAPGSPDLGVMLPYTPVHHLLLGAPGAPRLLVMTSGNVSGEPIVTDDDEALERLAGLADGWLTHDRPVQVPCDDSVVRVCDGEPLVLRRSRGYVPLPVTLPVEVVPALAVGGDLKNVFCLGEGGRAWLSAHVGDMDGLAAQEAFGRAERHLESVTGVRPALLAADAHPGYRSGAWARRHAGDRPVLRVQHHHAHIASVLAENGVPEGDRVIGVALDGTGHGDDGAVWGGEFLLADYDGFRRFAHLAYVPLPGGDAAVRRPYRMALAHLYAAGLALDPDLPCAAACPPGELDVLRAQLTRGLNCVPTSSMGRLFDAVSSLAGVCHHAGYEAQAAIELEAAAVRAGDGEPPDPRYAFRLTDGRGPLAALPGPLLAAVVEDVRRRVPPAVIAARFHLAVARLVTEVCGAARAAAGLRTVALTGGVFSNALLSSACARELRAAGFTVLRHRDVPPNDGGLALGQLVVAGRAGAGSR from the coding sequence GTGAGCACCGCTCCCGGCGTCCGCCCCGCGCCGCCGCCGGACGCCGGCCCCGTGCGGCGCGTCCGGGTCGTCGTCCGGGGTGTGGTGCAGGGCGTGGGCTTCCGGCCGTTCGTGTACGGGCTGGCCGGCGAGCTGCGGCTGGCGGGGCATGTGACGAACACCGGTGACGGTGTGGTGGTCGAGGTCGAGGGGGTGTCCTCGGCCGTCGACCGGTTCTGCGCGCGGGTCGCGCCCGACGCGCCGCCGCTGGCGGTGGTGGAGTCGGTGGAAACCCGCGAACTGCCCGTCACACGGGAGACCGGCTTCGGCATCGTCGCCTCCCGCTCCGACGGACCGGTGCGCACGCTCGTCGCCCCCGACACCGCGACCTGCGACGACTGTCTGGCCGAGCTCGGCGACCCCGGCGACCGGCGCCACCGCCACCCGTTCGTCACCTGCACGCACTGCGGGCCGCGCTTCACCGTCGTCACCGGTCTGCCCTACGACCGTGAGCACACCACGATGGCCGGGTTCCCGCTGTGCCCGGACTGCGACCGCGAGTACCGGGACCCCGGCGACCGCCGTTTCCACGCGCAGCCCGTGGCCTGTCCCGCGTGCGGTCCGCGGCTGCGGTTCGTCGCGGGGCCCCGCTGCCCGTCCACGGACCCCGGCGGCGACCCGGTCGGCGCGGCGGTCGCGCTGCTCGCCGCGGGCGGTGTGCTCGCCGTGAAGGGCCTCGGCGGCTATCACCTGGCCTGTGACGCCACCCGGCCGCAGGTGGTGGCCGAACTGCGGCGCCGCAAGGCCCGCGGGGACAAGCCGTTCGCGCTCATGGCCCGGGACGCCGCGGACGTCGGACATCTGGTGCGCATGGGCGCGGCGGAGCGGGAACTGCTCACGGGGCGGGTGCGGCCGGTGGTCCTGATGCGGCGGCGTCCGGATGTCCGGCCGGCCCCGGGAGCGCCCGTCCCCGCCGACGCCGTCGCGCCGGGCAGCCCCGACCTGGGTGTCATGCTGCCGTACACGCCGGTGCACCATCTGCTGCTGGGGGCGCCGGGCGCACCCCGGCTGCTGGTGATGACCAGCGGCAACGTGTCCGGGGAGCCCATCGTGACGGACGACGACGAGGCCCTGGAGCGGCTGGCGGGGCTGGCCGACGGCTGGCTGACGCACGACCGGCCCGTCCAGGTGCCGTGCGACGACTCGGTGGTCCGGGTCTGCGACGGCGAGCCGCTGGTGCTGCGCCGCTCACGCGGCTACGTGCCGCTGCCGGTCACCCTGCCGGTCGAGGTGGTGCCGGCGCTCGCGGTCGGCGGCGACCTGAAGAACGTGTTCTGTCTCGGGGAGGGCGGCCGGGCCTGGCTGTCCGCCCATGTCGGCGACATGGACGGCCTCGCGGCGCAGGAGGCGTTCGGCCGCGCCGAGCGCCATCTGGAGTCCGTGACCGGTGTGCGGCCGGCGCTGCTGGCCGCCGACGCCCATCCCGGCTACCGGTCGGGGGCGTGGGCCCGGCGGCACGCCGGGGACCGTCCCGTGCTGCGGGTCCAGCACCACCACGCGCACATCGCCTCCGTCCTCGCCGAGAACGGGGTGCCGGAGGGCGACCGGGTGATCGGGGTCGCCCTCGACGGCACGGGGCACGGGGACGACGGCGCGGTCTGGGGCGGCGAGTTCCTGCTCGCGGACTACGACGGTTTCCGGCGGTTCGCGCACCTGGCGTACGTGCCGCTGCCCGGCGGTGACGCGGCGGTGCGGCGGCCGTACCGGATGGCGCTGGCGCATCTGTACGCCGCCGGCCTCGCCCTCGACCCCGACCTGCCGTGCGCCGCCGCCTGCCCGCCGGGCGAACTCGACGTGCTGCGCGCACAGCTGACGCGGGGACTGAACTGTGTGCCGACCTCCAGCATGGGGCGTCTCTTCGACGCGGTGTCGTCCCTGGCGGGGGTGTGCCACCACGCGGGGTACGAGGCGCAGGCCGCGATCGAACTGGAGGCGGCGGCGGTGCGGGCCGGTGACGGCGAGCCCCCCGACCCGCGCTACGCCTTCCGTCTCACGGACGGGCGGGGACCGCTGGCCGCGCTGCCGGGACCGCTGCTGGCGGCGGTCGTCGAGGACGTACGGCGGCGGGTTCCCCCGGCCGTGATCGCCGCCCGCTTCCACCTGGCGGTCGCCCGGCTGGTGACGGAGGTGTGCGGGGCGGCCCGAGCGGCGGCGGGACTGCGGACGGTGGCCCTGACGGGCGGTGTGTTCTCCAACGCGCTGCTCTCCTCGGCCTGCGCCCGTGAGCTGCGCGCCGCGGGTTTCACCGTACTGCGTCACCGCGACGTCCCGCCGAACGACGGCGGGCTCGCCCTCGGCCAGCTGGTCGTGGCCGGGCGGGCGGGAGCCGGAAGCCGATGA
- a CDS encoding WGR domain-containing protein, whose product MSAGSAVSTTYLELSQEGEGAHKFYEVTVDAVTVTVRYGRIGAGGQTQTTTFPSAAKAQAAAAKKVGEKVRKGYAPAVRGQRAPRSVTRRQVTSAPSTARAVAPVLWRFGTGSSAFGIHVDDDRCWVGNQSGDVFTLDHEGEVLARFSLPDGVKCLVADDFWIYAGCDDGRVYDLSSKLPFAAYDIAADVDIFWLDIHEGVLNVSDRAGRLTVIDHEDEHQWTRRSQGEHAWMVRADDRAVYHGHHRGVTAYAPDGGGELWHTPTRGGVLFGWQEDDTVYAGTAHRVVQRLSKATGAVEATYACDSAVYSCATSPGGRFVFAGDAASSVYCFDRDGTRLWKLGTGGGSALSMQYRDERLYLVTTDGSLVCVDASEAAVTAAQQGSVPVVRDVKLAAALPTYAPATAATAVATVAQAPSGAVVVECVQQHGRMRVHVVSDGYDGSWNVQFPRAIREPGARYVVDALHPAAGGFYRVRGEIRRLL is encoded by the coding sequence ATGTCTGCCGGGTCCGCGGTGTCGACGACGTATCTGGAGCTTTCGCAGGAGGGCGAGGGCGCTCACAAGTTCTACGAAGTGACCGTCGACGCGGTGACGGTGACGGTCCGCTACGGCCGGATCGGCGCGGGGGGCCAGACCCAGACGACGACGTTCCCCTCCGCGGCGAAGGCACAGGCCGCCGCGGCGAAGAAGGTGGGGGAGAAGGTCCGCAAGGGCTACGCGCCCGCGGTGCGGGGGCAGCGGGCGCCGCGCTCGGTGACCCGCCGTCAGGTGACGTCCGCGCCGTCCACCGCGCGCGCCGTGGCGCCCGTGCTGTGGCGATTCGGCACCGGCTCCTCGGCGTTCGGCATCCACGTCGACGACGACCGCTGCTGGGTCGGCAACCAGTCCGGCGACGTCTTCACCCTGGACCACGAGGGCGAGGTGCTGGCCCGCTTCAGCCTGCCGGACGGAGTGAAGTGCCTGGTCGCCGACGACTTCTGGATCTACGCGGGATGTGACGACGGCCGGGTCTACGACCTGTCCTCGAAGCTCCCGTTCGCCGCCTACGACATCGCCGCCGACGTCGACATCTTCTGGCTGGACATCCACGAGGGCGTGCTGAACGTCTCGGACCGCGCCGGCCGCCTCACTGTCATCGACCACGAGGACGAGCACCAGTGGACCCGCCGCAGCCAGGGTGAGCACGCCTGGATGGTGCGCGCCGACGACCGCGCCGTCTACCACGGCCACCACCGGGGCGTCACGGCCTACGCACCCGACGGCGGCGGCGAGTTGTGGCACACCCCGACCCGCGGCGGAGTGCTGTTCGGCTGGCAGGAGGACGACACCGTCTACGCCGGGACGGCACACCGTGTGGTGCAGCGGCTGTCGAAGGCGACCGGCGCCGTCGAGGCAACCTACGCCTGCGACAGCGCCGTCTACTCGTGCGCCACCTCCCCGGGCGGGCGGTTCGTGTTCGCCGGGGACGCCGCCTCGTCGGTCTACTGCTTCGACCGGGACGGCACCCGGCTGTGGAAGCTCGGCACGGGCGGCGGCTCGGCGCTGTCGATGCAGTACCGCGACGAGCGGCTCTACCTGGTGACCACGGACGGTTCACTGGTGTGCGTGGACGCGAGCGAGGCGGCCGTCACCGCGGCGCAGCAGGGCTCCGTGCCGGTGGTGCGGGACGTCAAGCTCGCCGCCGCCCTGCCGACCTACGCGCCCGCCACGGCGGCGACCGCGGTGGCCACCGTCGCGCAGGCGCCGTCCGGCGCCGTCGTCGTCGAGTGCGTCCAGCAGCACGGCCGGATGCGCGTCCACGTCGTCTCCGACGGCTACGACGGCTCCTGGAACGTGCAGTTCCCGCGGGCGATACGGGAGCCGGGGGCACGCTACGTCGTGGACGCGCTGCACCCGGCCGCCGGCGGCTTCTACCGGGTGCGCGGAGAGATCCGCCGCCTGCTCTGA
- a CDS encoding HypC/HybG/HupF family hydrogenase formation chaperone, whose protein sequence is MCLAVPGRVLGVEERNGTRMATVDFGGVVKEVCLEYLPDLQVGEYAIVHVGFALQRLDEESARRTLELFESLGMLQEEFGDPWEQAAQAGGEELSGEVRR, encoded by the coding sequence ATGTGTCTGGCGGTACCCGGCAGAGTGCTGGGCGTCGAGGAACGGAACGGAACCCGGATGGCCACCGTCGATTTCGGCGGGGTGGTCAAGGAGGTGTGCCTGGAGTACCTGCCCGACCTCCAGGTCGGTGAGTACGCCATCGTGCACGTCGGCTTCGCCCTGCAGCGGCTGGACGAGGAGTCGGCCCGCCGGACGCTGGAGCTGTTCGAGAGCCTCGGCATGCTCCAGGAGGAGTTCGGCGATCCGTGGGAACAGGCCGCGCAGGCGGGCGGCGAGGAACTGAGCGGGGAGGTACGGCGGTGA